Below is a window of Ctenopharyngodon idella isolate HZGC_01 chromosome 7, HZGC01, whole genome shotgun sequence DNA.
tACCACGGACAGGGATTTAACACAATTTAACACAACTGAAAGTCAACAGgcctcactcactcatttcttTAGTAATTTATCAAGTACATTATTTGATACACATTCATGATCGAATGATAAATTCATAAGTGTACAGGACAATGATTAAGGCTAACTTACTTGAGTAAAATTCAATCAAACTCATAATTCATAAACTGAACCTAAATGTATGAACCTAAAATGTCTTAGTATCTGACACTGGAAAATGACAGCTTTTACAGCTTCTGAATAGAAATCTCTGAATACTGTGTAAGTAAATCATACTCATTGATATATTACATGTGTATATATTGAGTTATCTTGTGAGTTTCTTTCTCTGGGTCTTCTAGAGGTGGAGGGCTTTTGTTGAAATCTCAAAGCTGCATAATTCAAAGCGTCTGCATCATCAGCCTGACATGGAACATTAAGtatgaatcattcagtcaaatATATTGCCAAAAAACATACAGTTTAGAGTAAACTATAGATTGTAGCAGTGATTAAACTCATTGTCAAGATATTTGTTTTCTATAATATCAAGAAAAAAGTGATGGCTTACCATCAACTGACCGTGGTGAGTGTTGTGCATCTTATCTTgaaggaaaaataataatttttaaatattacaactgCACTGACATTTAAGCCCATATTAAAACTTAACATTGGCAtgataacataaaataatacataccTTTTTGCTTGTACAAATGCACAGCCATAATTATAATCACTATCAcagataaaattattataaccAAAGCGGCTGTAGTCCAATGTGTCTGAAAGCATTTGCCTGTAGTAATGaaatacaaacaaacagacatatatatatatatatatatatatgtaaatatatgggAGCTGTCTAATGAAATCCTTTTTTATTGAAACTAAAATGTGCACCTGGCAAATTAACTTTTAACTTATCTCCAAACAGTATTTCTCCACATGCGGCCACAGCGCAGTAGTAAATCCCAGCATCAGAGTGACTGAGGCTGTTCTTGGGCAGGTtgtagatacatttgtgtgtggtAGAGTTCCCATCAGAGCTCCTCTCACATTGACCGTTCCTGCGCTCCTGAGTGTAAATGATTCCTGGAGGAGATTCTCCAGATTCGTCTCTGAACCAGTAGACGTTGTGTTCTCCTGCACAGCTCTGAGTGACGACGGCACACTGCAGGGCCACTGCAGACTCTTCTGGATGCTCTGGATCTGGCGCAGGTCTCTGATGATCAGAATCGATGCTCAGTTCTCCACctgaaaagaaaataaataaatgaagtgcagttttttatttaatcacaCACAATGCACAACATGTAACAAAGTTTGTGATTGTTCATCTTACCTTTAACAATGAGATCAGTTCCTTTCCCAAATATGAACTTATATGCATATGTAACACAATAGTATGTTGCAGTGTCTGATTCTTCTGCGTTTGTGATGCTCAGATTAAAACTTCCATTATCTTTTGTCACAAAAAAGCGTTTATATTTGTcaaattcattttcaaatttGACATCTAAAGCTTGATATATTGAAGCGATCAGAAGGGGTTTTTCTCCAACCCTTTGTCTGACCCAAACCATGCTGGATCTTATTTCACCTGATAAAATACATGTGAAGTTAACACTGTCTCCTGGATGAATAATCCTTAGATGATTTTGAACTGTGACGTCTGTATTTGAGCTGCCTAAATGAAATCAGTATAGGAAGGAATGGGTGAAAAGACACTTAGTATTGTTTGCTGTGGATTTGCTTCTAAGAATATTCATTAAGCACAGGAATTTAGTGtaagtttaacaaaaatacatagtTACTTACACTGAGGAATGTTAAACATTAGGATGAAAAAATGAAGCATTTTGAAGAATTGGCTTAAAGTGAGCTGAAATGAAAATCTCTAGCATTAGAAAGAGagaacattttcaaatgtatgtttataacaacaacaacaacaacaacaacaacaacagaaattCTATTAAACCAAACATCCCAAGACAATACATTATAGGAAATTGTTACTAAACTTCAGAGCATCATCTTTAGCAGGTCCATTATTGTAGTTAACTAGCCTGACATACTCAATTCATGCTAAAAAGTTAGTTTAGAAAGATGGTTCTCAAAAGTGaacatataaaaatgaataaattaacaatcaaataaacaaacaaatcttaCTTACATCTTATAGATTTTATTATTGATTACAGGTTTGTGCCATGTAAACCATCAGACAGGTTTTATGTCCCTCGTTGATAGTGAgactgaaagaaagaaacaaagaggTTTGCCTTTATATGCACTCCCCCAAAGAGCAGCATCTTTACAtgattccacacacacacacacacacacacacacacacacacacacacatacactcaaaaatacatatatacataaataaaaagtagTTGAGCTgatggttttattttatagaattTGCACtgaagacaaaaacacacacaaaatgcagttTGCTCCAATTTTAATGCTAGATAAATTTCGAAATGGTAAACATAACAAATGAACATCTATTGTTAGATCTTTAAAGCCTCTTTTTCTAATGTCTATTCAATCCTTTCATCGTCTGccttaatttaatgttttttaattaccTTCATTTGGGCACTTTCTGTGGTAAATACTGATATGCGATTGATTGACAGTCCTACTTTACATCCATCATCACTTATAAACAATTAATACAGAATAATACTAAAGATCACTTTAAGATTTGAGTATCAACTTCCTGTGTAGTgctgtttgaaaataaaaaaacacttatgTGATGGAAAGAGGTGTGAACGGTCTCTTTTGAATGAAAATGGGTCTTGGGTGTAATGGTTGGGCACCATCAAGTGTGGGAGGAGAGCAAAAACAGAGTGGCCAGTCCTGTGGTTGGAAAGACTGCTTGgtgtataatgtttttaaacacaCAATGTATGTTGTTCTGTGAAGTTCACCCAGCAAGTTAAAAAGATACACCACTGACAGGCTGCTGAGCATGCTCAGTTTGGTTTCTGCATAGTAGGGAagttgacatatttaaacaaagAGAATGTTACTATATTGAAAACTGATAGTCACATTTCTGACAATTTCTGTCTATTTTGTGATACAACAGACAGATTAAGTCAATTTCATAAAGGTCAGTTACAAAATTGCTATTATTTAGATTTACACAGAGCGTTGTAACccacaagaagaaaaaaaatgtaccacaTCAGAGGTCTTTTACTAACAAATTGAACTTTTGATCTGAAATCAAGAGGTCATTTCAGCCACTTTTACCACAAACGTCCACAAGTGAATGCACCCCAGACATGACATCAAAATTGATAAAAGCATAATAAAGACAGATAAAGATTGTGGGTTTTAGGCAAGTACTACcacaagtcacatcatttgtCCATATAAGGAGAAGATGTGATACTAAACAGAGCTTCAGTCAAGAGGCCACAGTGTACAACATCATTTCCTGAGTGAGTGATTGACAGGAAGAAGCTGTTCAGTACAGAGAACTGCTGTGGTGAACATCAGCGGAGAGAAATTTAACTTTAGCACTGTCATAATCAGTATAACATGAAACTGTAATAagattttaatctttttttttttttttacatgcattataaaagaaaaaaaataaaaaatacattacgCACAATGCATATTTACCCAATCAACTTGTGGTAAGTGTAAGTATATATACACAGCCAATATATATGGTCACCATGATTTTGCAAAGTAAGACATGTCCTTGGATTAACATAccgttgatcctggaacaacattctctCTAactcctaaacctaaccctacccataagttatccctaaaatcagagggaaaaacactgatgtagaagcacctaaccctggttgtaagcctaacttgacataaactgtaaacttgtctcTCAAATCtaattggttgattggaatgttgttccaggatcaacaaagatgttgatccaggaacataaGTGCATTCGTTTGTACCTGTGCATATCTTGCAAGCATGATTTGCAAACATCACAGTTTGATCATTTTCCAAACACAGGACTGACCTACTAGTGTGTCTTCACACCTCTCTCTGAAACCACACATACACCATTCtcagacttttttattttttttacttgccTCCATTATCATAGTCAAAAATAACCCTTCCATGTGTATTTTTGTCACAACTTAATTCTTAGTTTTAAGGCTTGCAGTAACGGAGAGCAAAATCAATGAACCCATAACAGTGACCTGTGTGAAACTGAAAGGGTTCTTGAATCGTGGTCATAATAGATGTAACTCCACAGGTAAAGATTAATAATTAGCATGAACAAATATTGAATCCATACCTACAGGCTCAATGTAATGATACAAGGAAGAGGTAGTTCATATGAATCCAGTCGCAGGagtttatttgaaatcaacacAGGACAGGATTGAAGCAGGAAGGCTTTCACCAGAAAGGGCGGAGGAGGATAAAACTCAGGTGGTGATTCACAGGTAAGCCTTTTCAAAATCTTTGGAATGATGCAAACATAACTCTGGTAAGTTTTCACAGGAAAAGTCTTTCACAGTCTTTGAAACGAGGcattgaacatatttcaggttGGTATTCACAGGTACAGTTCAGaattaaactaaaacttaacTTGTATCCTTTTGGAGAATCAAACAGCAAAACAGAAAATCTTTTACAGTGTTCTAATCCTGACAAGGACTTATCTTAGTTTTAGTATTTATATTTGGTCCACACATGCTAATGACGAGTGACAGGTTTGGCTCTTAAAGCTCTGGGAAGCGTGAGCGTGCGAATGACGGAACAGAGTCCGCAGGGTGATTGTGACACTCAGGAGGGGTCTTGCCCATCCTGGTAACCTGTTTAGCCTAGCTAGAGAGTCCTTAGGCCTACTTTACACACAGAACTTGAGGCAGGCCTTATATAGAGAATATAGTGCTCTTACACAGTAACAGCCTTCAGATACTATTGGGCAAGTAATAGACTGACAAAAAGGAATTTAATTTAGAGATGCACTATATTGACAAAAGTATTAGGACCCCCCttcaaatcactgaattcaggcATTCCAATCagttccatggccacaggtgtataaaatcaagcacctaggcatgcagactgcttctacaaacatttgtgaaagaatgggtcgctctcaggagctcagtgaattcaagcgtggtaccatgataggttgctacctgtgcaataagtccattcgtgaaatttcctcactactaaatattccatggtcaactgttagtggtatcataacaaagtggaagcaattgggaacaacagcaactcggccatgaagtggtaggccacgtaaaatcacagcgCGGGGTCAGCgtatgctgaggcgcacagtgcgcagaagtcgccgaCTTTCTACAGACCTcgaaacttcgtgtggccttcagattacctcaagaacagtgcatagagagcttcatggaatgggtttccatggccgagcagctgcatccaagccttacatcaccaagtgcaatgcaaagcattggatgcagtggtgtaaagcacgctgccactggactctagagcagtggagacgtgttctctggagtgacgaatcacgcttctctgtctggcaatctgatggacgagtctgggtttggcggttgccaggagaacggtacttgcctgactgcattgtgccaagtgtaaagtttggtgaagggggattatggtgtgaggttgtttttcaggggttgggcttgaccccttagttccaatgaaaggaactcttaatgcttcagcataccgagacattttggacaatttaatgctcccaactttgtgggaacagtttggggatggccctttcctgttccaacatgac
It encodes the following:
- the LOC127515618 gene encoding uncharacterized protein LOC127515618 — its product is MLNTHAALLGNALTAEVFRDECCTVLCQRITAHSAELRLYTSRESPRASRQKAMKIAVEEKLQQFSVLNSFFLSITHSGNDVVHCGLLTEALFSSSNTDVTVQNHLRIIHPGDSVNFTCILSGEIRSSMVWVRQRVGEKPLLIASIYQALDVKFENEFDKYKRFFVTKDNGSFNLSITNAEESDTATYYCVTYAYKFIFGKGTDLIVKGGELSIDSDHQRPAPDPEHPEESAVALQCAVVTQSCAGEHNVYWFRDESGESPPGIIYTQERRNGQCERSSDGNSTTHKCIYNLPKNSLSHSDAGIYYCAVAACGEILFGDKLKVNLPGAHFSFNKKGFH